In one Streptomyces sp. T12 genomic region, the following are encoded:
- a CDS encoding HAD family acid phosphatase, with protein MHKPLRIAAVTAACAVAGAALYGAGAATAGQSTANSTHEPYNIGLLVKDIDTYYGTTPDANGVYQASKDSPYAKDLARIDKAARKYIDKAARKALHKGEKPAVVFDIDDTLLLSLDYEKKTNYTYNSATWAEYVNKADRPAVFGSPELVRYAESKGVEVFYNSGLSEAQRSAAVENLKKIGAEVNLDADHMFLKDKANPPAYLAECATPGTWNCTTVQYKSGTRQHIEDDLGYEIIANFGDQYSDLEGGYADETYKLPNPTYFVS; from the coding sequence ATGCATAAACCACTGCGTATCGCGGCCGTCACCGCCGCCTGTGCCGTCGCCGGTGCCGCCCTGTACGGCGCCGGCGCCGCCACGGCCGGCCAGTCGACCGCGAACAGCACCCACGAGCCCTACAACATAGGGCTGCTGGTCAAGGACATAGACACCTACTACGGCACCACGCCCGACGCGAACGGCGTCTACCAGGCGTCCAAGGACAGCCCCTACGCCAAGGACCTGGCGCGCATCGACAAGGCCGCCCGGAAGTACATCGACAAGGCGGCCCGCAAGGCGCTGCACAAGGGCGAGAAGCCGGCCGTCGTCTTCGACATCGACGACACGCTGCTGCTCAGCCTCGACTACGAGAAGAAGACCAACTACACGTACAACAGCGCCACTTGGGCCGAGTACGTCAACAAGGCGGACCGCCCGGCCGTCTTCGGCAGCCCGGAGCTGGTCCGGTACGCCGAGTCCAAGGGCGTCGAGGTCTTCTACAACTCGGGCCTGAGCGAGGCGCAGCGGTCCGCCGCCGTCGAGAACCTGAAGAAGATCGGCGCCGAGGTGAACCTCGACGCCGACCACATGTTCCTCAAGGACAAGGCGAACCCGCCGGCCTACCTCGCCGAGTGCGCCACGCCGGGCACCTGGAACTGCACGACCGTGCAGTACAAGTCCGGCACCCGGCAGCACATCGAGGACGACCTCGGCTACGAGATCATCGCCAACTTCGGCGACCAGTACAGCGACCTCGAAGGCGGCTACGCGGACGAGACGTACAAGCTGCCGAACCCGACGTACTTCGTCAGCTGA
- a CDS encoding family 43 glycosylhydrolase, which translates to MRPRTARTLLAPLIPLLALLLGLLAAPPSTANPGAPPVTQPVRQAKYAGYLFAYFTGEGTADGEQIRYALSRGNDALHWRELNAGKPVLTSTIGEKGLRDPFVIRSPEGDKFYMIATDLRMYRNSSGSWDQVQRHGSKSIMVWESTDLVHWTDQRLVRVSPDNAGNTWAPEAYWDDSLGEFVVFWASKLYADDDPDHTGSTYNKMLYATTKDFRTFSAPKVWDDPGYSVIDSTVVKHKDTYYRYTKDERDPSSSSPCSKFITAEKSTSLTDTSYDFVADCVGSGAMDRGEGPTVFKSNTEEKWYLFIDEYGGRGYVPFETTDLDSGKWTPSTDYQLPASPRHGTVIPVTQAEYDRLLAAYPASPASVVDATAQDQKGYAIVTQSAAKVVLPMRPDADLSRLAPKLSIGEGATVSPRSGTRRDFRKPQKYTVTAADGTQRTWTVEAVRTNSPTLPGLNADPDVHYLDGEYWIYPTTDGFQGWSGTQFKAYSSKDLVHWKDHGVILDLGPDVSWADKYAWAPAIAERDGKYYFYFCAEQQIGVAVADSPAGPFKDALGKPLVAKGGSLQGQMIDPAVFTDDDGTSYLYWGNGHGYVVPLNDDMVSYDASKVQDITPDNFREGSFVIKRKGTYYFMWSEDDTRSENYHVAYATGPSPLGPWTKRGTILQKRPEYGILGTGHHSVVNAPGTDDWYVVYHRFALNGPGRPGGDGMHRETTVDRMRFAADGTIEPVVPTLEGIRPVRR; encoded by the coding sequence ATGCGCCCCCGCACCGCCCGCACGCTCCTGGCCCCGTTGATCCCCCTCCTCGCCCTCCTGCTCGGCCTGCTGGCCGCACCCCCCAGTACCGCGAACCCCGGAGCACCACCCGTGACACAGCCCGTGCGCCAGGCCAAGTACGCCGGCTACCTCTTCGCCTACTTCACCGGCGAGGGCACCGCCGACGGCGAGCAGATCCGCTACGCCCTCAGCCGGGGCAACGACGCGCTGCACTGGCGGGAGCTCAACGCCGGCAAGCCGGTCCTCACCTCCACGATCGGCGAGAAGGGCCTGCGCGACCCGTTCGTGATCCGCTCCCCCGAGGGCGACAAGTTCTACATGATCGCCACCGACCTGCGGATGTACCGGAACAGCAGCGGCAGTTGGGACCAGGTCCAGCGGCACGGCAGCAAGTCGATCATGGTCTGGGAGTCCACCGACCTGGTCCACTGGACCGACCAGCGCCTGGTGAGGGTCTCCCCCGACAACGCGGGCAACACCTGGGCGCCGGAGGCGTACTGGGACGACAGCCTCGGTGAGTTCGTCGTCTTCTGGGCGTCGAAGCTGTACGCCGACGACGACCCCGACCACACCGGATCGACGTACAACAAGATGCTGTACGCGACGACGAAGGACTTCCGCACCTTCAGCGCGCCGAAGGTCTGGGACGACCCCGGCTACTCAGTCATCGACTCGACCGTGGTGAAGCACAAGGACACCTACTACCGCTACACCAAGGACGAGCGGGACCCCAGCTCCTCCAGCCCCTGCTCGAAGTTCATCACCGCGGAGAAGTCGACGAGCCTGACGGACACGTCGTACGACTTCGTCGCCGACTGCGTCGGCAGCGGCGCGATGGACCGGGGCGAGGGCCCGACGGTGTTCAAGTCGAACACCGAGGAGAAGTGGTATCTGTTCATCGACGAGTACGGCGGCCGCGGCTACGTCCCCTTCGAGACCACCGACCTCGACTCGGGCAAGTGGACCCCGTCCACCGACTACCAGCTGCCCGCCAGCCCCCGGCACGGCACGGTGATACCGGTGACGCAGGCGGAGTACGACCGGCTGCTGGCCGCGTACCCCGCGAGCCCGGCCTCGGTCGTGGACGCGACCGCGCAGGACCAGAAGGGGTACGCGATCGTCACGCAGAGCGCCGCGAAGGTCGTACTCCCCATGCGGCCGGACGCGGACCTGTCCCGCCTCGCCCCGAAGCTGTCGATCGGTGAGGGCGCCACGGTCAGCCCGCGCTCCGGCACCCGGCGCGACTTCCGCAAGCCGCAGAAGTACACGGTGACCGCCGCCGACGGCACGCAGCGCACCTGGACGGTCGAAGCGGTGCGCACCAACAGTCCCACCCTGCCCGGCCTCAACGCCGACCCGGACGTGCACTACCTCGACGGCGAGTACTGGATCTACCCGACGACGGACGGCTTCCAGGGCTGGAGCGGGACCCAATTCAAGGCGTACTCGTCGAAGGACCTGGTCCACTGGAAGGACCACGGGGTCATCCTGGATCTCGGTCCGGACGTCTCCTGGGCCGACAAGTACGCCTGGGCGCCCGCGATCGCCGAGCGCGACGGCAAGTACTACTTCTACTTCTGCGCCGAGCAGCAGATCGGCGTGGCGGTGGCCGACTCCCCGGCCGGCCCGTTCAAGGATGCGCTGGGCAAGCCGCTGGTCGCCAAGGGCGGTTCGCTGCAAGGCCAGATGATCGACCCGGCCGTCTTCACGGACGACGACGGGACGTCGTATCTCTACTGGGGCAACGGGCACGGGTACGTGGTCCCGCTGAACGACGACATGGTGTCGTACGACGCGTCGAAGGTGCAGGACATCACGCCCGACAACTTCCGCGAGGGCTCCTTCGTGATCAAGCGGAAGGGCACGTACTACTTCATGTGGTCCGAGGACGACACCCGCAGCGAGAACTACCACGTCGCCTACGCGACGGGACCGTCCCCGCTCGGCCCGTGGACCAAGCGGGGCACGATCCTGCAGAAGCGTCCCGAGTACGGGATCCTCGGCACCGGCCACCACTCGGTGGTCAACGCCCCCGGCACCGACGACTGGTACGTCGTCTACCACCGGTTCGCCCTGAACGGCCCCGGAAGGCCGGGCGGCGACGGCATGCACCGCGAGACGACCGTCGACCGGATGCGGTTCGCGGCCGACGGCACGATCGAGCCGGTGGTGCCGACGCTGGAGGGGATCAGGCCCGTACGGCGGTGA